In Xanthomonas sacchari, a genomic segment contains:
- a CDS encoding DUF1295 domain-containing protein encodes MNAWPLLHVGVFTVLVMLAGWAWQRHTRNAGVVDVLWSACMALTAVYCAWRADGALLPRVLTAVLGGLWGARLAWHLGVRVFGDAHEDGRYRALREHWHGDQRKFLAFFLGQALVVLAFAVPLSVAAHNPQPQWSVWTTLAVATWLVAVGGESLADQQLAAFRADPANKGTTCRRGLWRYSRHPNYFFEFVHWFAYVFLAVGSGALWVGVAALGPLLMFAFLYRVTGIPYTEQQALRSRGRDYADYQRSTSAFFPMPPRH; translated from the coding sequence ATGAACGCCTGGCCGCTGCTGCATGTGGGGGTGTTCACCGTGCTGGTCATGCTCGCCGGCTGGGCCTGGCAGCGGCACACCCGCAACGCCGGCGTGGTCGACGTGCTGTGGTCGGCGTGCATGGCGCTGACCGCGGTGTACTGCGCCTGGCGCGCCGACGGCGCGCTGTTGCCGCGCGTGCTGACCGCGGTGCTGGGCGGGCTGTGGGGCGCGCGCCTGGCCTGGCACCTGGGCGTGCGCGTGTTCGGCGATGCGCACGAGGACGGCCGCTATCGCGCCCTGCGCGAGCACTGGCACGGCGACCAGCGCAAGTTCCTGGCGTTCTTCCTCGGCCAGGCGCTGGTGGTGCTGGCGTTCGCGGTGCCGCTGTCGGTGGCCGCGCACAACCCGCAGCCGCAGTGGAGCGTGTGGACCACCCTGGCGGTGGCGACCTGGCTGGTCGCGGTCGGCGGGGAAAGCCTGGCCGACCAGCAACTGGCCGCGTTCCGCGCCGACCCGGCGAACAAGGGCACCACCTGCCGCCGCGGCCTGTGGCGCTATTCGCGGCACCCGAACTACTTCTTCGAATTCGTGCATTGGTTCGCCTACGTGTTCCTGGCGGTGGGCAGCGGCGCGCTGTGGGTCGGCGTGGCCGCGCTGGGACCGCTGCTGATGTTCGCCTTCCTGTACCGGGTCACCGGCATTCCCTACACCGAACAGCAGGCCCTGCGCTCGCGCGGCCGCGACTATGCCGACTACCAGCGCAGCACCAGCGCCTTCTTCCCCATGCCGCCGCGGCACTGA
- a CDS encoding DUF2878 domain-containing protein: MSNLLNYLALQGLWLAAVVGAAHGLAWAGPAALALFALYQLRPRRRARGDATLMALALPLGAGVDAALRAGDWVRYAAAPPAPWPPLWILALWAGFALTFQHSLAWVMRHPWRAALFGASAGPLGYVLAARGWQAVTLTEPLPQALMALALGWAAALTLLSLATRRLIVATPALPASGAAR; the protein is encoded by the coding sequence ATGAGCAACCTGCTCAACTATCTCGCCCTGCAGGGGCTGTGGCTGGCCGCGGTGGTCGGTGCCGCGCACGGGCTGGCCTGGGCCGGCCCGGCGGCGCTGGCGCTGTTCGCGCTGTACCAGTTGCGGCCGCGCCGCCGCGCCCGCGGCGATGCCACGTTGATGGCGCTGGCGCTGCCGTTGGGCGCCGGCGTGGATGCCGCGCTGCGCGCCGGCGACTGGGTGCGCTACGCCGCCGCGCCGCCGGCGCCGTGGCCGCCGCTGTGGATCCTGGCGCTGTGGGCCGGCTTCGCGCTGACCTTCCAGCATTCGCTGGCCTGGGTGATGCGCCATCCCTGGCGCGCGGCGCTGTTCGGCGCCAGCGCCGGCCCGCTGGGCTATGTGCTGGCCGCGCGCGGCTGGCAGGCGGTGACACTGACCGAACCGTTGCCGCAGGCGCTGATGGCGTTGGCGCTGGGCTGGGCCGCGGCGCTGACCCTGCTGAGCCTGGCGACGCGGCGCCTGATCGTCGCCACGCCGGCGCTGCCGGCAAGCGGAGCGGCGCGATGA
- a CDS encoding DUF4345 domain-containing protein: MAKAYLWFNAALYALLAVWCTLLPAQTAAAVGYIGLDRSGQSEYLVIYGGLQLGMAFLFGYFARTGQLRTGLLLALAFYVPIVLYRSASLLRLWPVGPTTTGLAAFEIVLLLAALVLWRRQRA; the protein is encoded by the coding sequence ATGGCCAAGGCCTACCTGTGGTTCAACGCTGCGCTGTACGCGCTGCTCGCAGTCTGGTGCACGCTGCTGCCGGCGCAGACCGCGGCGGCGGTGGGCTATATCGGCCTGGACCGCTCCGGCCAGTCCGAATACCTGGTCATCTACGGCGGCCTGCAGTTGGGCATGGCCTTCCTGTTCGGCTACTTCGCCCGCACCGGGCAACTGCGCACCGGCCTGCTCCTGGCGCTGGCGTTCTACGTGCCCATCGTGCTCTACCGCAGCGCCAGCCTGCTGCGGCTGTGGCCGGTGGGCCCGACCACGACCGGTCTTGCCGCATTCGAGATCGTCCTGCTGCTCGCCGCACTCGTGCTGTGGCGACGCCAGCGCGCATGA
- a CDS encoding NAD(P)/FAD-dependent oxidoreductase, with the protein MSRIAVVGSGIAGLGAAWLLSQRHEVTLYEAADYLGGHTHTHAIELDGVEYAVDSGFIVFNPQHYPLLSALFARLGVESQPTTMSFSVHEQRTGLEYNAGTLGGLFCQRRNLLSPRFWRMLRDLRRFYREAPQVLHDATLASLTLGEFLQRHGYSEVFRDAHLVPMASALWSSPSRQILDFPMRQLIGFMANHHMLQVSGRPQWRVVHGGSNSYVRALRGRWRVRERLGTPVRAVQRTAHGSVAVACDADTQQYDHAVLACHADDALRLLADPSDAETAILGAIGYQDNETVLHTDARVLPRDRRAWAAWNAHVPADPDAPCTVSYWMNALQSLQAPQPFIVSLNRSDAIDPAKVLRRMRYRHPLQTQASVAAQARRGEIQGQRNTWFAGAGWGFGFHEDGLRSAVDVAAALGVPWP; encoded by the coding sequence ATGAGCCGGATCGCGGTGGTGGGCTCGGGGATCGCCGGCCTCGGCGCGGCGTGGCTGCTGTCGCAGCGCCACGAGGTGACGCTGTACGAAGCGGCCGACTATCTCGGCGGCCATACCCACACCCACGCGATCGAGCTGGACGGCGTGGAGTACGCGGTGGACAGCGGCTTCATCGTGTTCAATCCGCAGCACTACCCGCTGCTGAGCGCGCTGTTCGCGCGACTCGGGGTGGAGTCGCAGCCGACCACGATGAGCTTCTCGGTGCACGAGCAGCGCACCGGGCTGGAATACAACGCGGGCACCCTCGGCGGGCTGTTCTGCCAGCGCCGCAACCTGCTGTCGCCGCGCTTCTGGCGCATGCTGCGCGACCTGCGGAGGTTCTACCGGGAGGCGCCGCAGGTGCTGCACGACGCCACGCTGGCGTCGCTCACGCTCGGCGAATTCCTGCAGCGCCACGGCTATTCCGAGGTGTTCCGCGACGCGCACCTGGTGCCGATGGCCTCGGCGTTGTGGTCCTCGCCCTCGCGGCAGATCCTCGACTTCCCGATGCGCCAGCTGATCGGCTTCATGGCCAACCACCACATGCTGCAGGTCAGCGGCCGCCCGCAGTGGCGGGTGGTGCACGGCGGCTCCAACAGCTACGTGCGCGCGCTGCGCGGCCGCTGGCGGGTGCGCGAACGGCTGGGCACGCCGGTGCGCGCGGTGCAGCGGACCGCACACGGCAGCGTCGCCGTCGCCTGCGACGCCGACACCCAGCAATACGACCATGCGGTGCTGGCCTGCCATGCCGACGACGCGCTGCGCCTGCTGGCCGATCCCAGCGACGCGGAAACCGCGATCCTCGGCGCGATCGGCTACCAGGACAACGAGACCGTGCTGCACACCGACGCGCGCGTGTTGCCGCGCGACCGCCGCGCCTGGGCCGCCTGGAACGCGCACGTGCCGGCCGATCCGGACGCGCCATGCACGGTCAGCTACTGGATGAACGCGCTGCAGTCGCTGCAGGCGCCGCAGCCGTTCATCGTCAGCCTCAACCGCAGCGATGCGATCGACCCGGCCAAGGTGCTGCGGCGCATGCGCTACCGGCACCCGCTGCAGACCCAGGCGTCGGTGGCGGCGCAGGCGCGCAGGGGCGAGATCCAGGGCCAGCGCAACACCTGGTTCGCCGGCGCCGGCTGGGGCTTCGGCTTCCACGAGGACGGCCTGCGCAGCGCGGTCGACGTGGCCGCGGCGCTGGGGGTACCCTGGCCATGA
- a CDS encoding SAM-dependent methyltransferase, with translation MNAPHAPSSAAALAPAAPPLRGLDRLLRQRLLATLDGLREGQLRLEEAGTLTTLGEAAAGADALQAHLRIHDPRFYRQAALNGSVGVGEAYMDGLWDCDDLVALVRLLVRNRDRLDAMETGLARLGGLAMRGLHAFARNTRAGSRRNIAAHYDLGNPLFELFLDRNLMYSSAIFRDADSALGEAALERAAERKLQRICAKLDLQPHHHLVEIGTGWGGFALHAARHHGCRVTTTTISREQYELARQRIAAAGLSDRVEVLLRDYRDLDGRYDRLVSIEMIEAIGHQYLDTYFGKVGSLLKDDGQALIQAITIEDHRYAQALKSVDFIKRHIFPGSFIPSVAAMTGAIARASDLRLFNLEDIGPSYALTLRAWRERFMARLPQVRALGYDERFIRMWEFYLAYCEGGFLERSIGDVHLWLSKPRARPAQFAPALAGDA, from the coding sequence ATGAACGCTCCGCATGCGCCCTCTTCCGCCGCCGCGCTGGCCCCGGCCGCACCGCCGTTGCGCGGGCTCGACCGCCTGCTGCGGCAGCGCCTGCTCGCCACGCTGGACGGCCTGCGCGAAGGCCAGTTGCGCCTTGAGGAGGCCGGCACGCTGACCACGCTGGGCGAAGCCGCGGCCGGCGCCGACGCGCTGCAGGCGCATCTGCGCATCCATGATCCGCGCTTCTACCGCCAGGCCGCGCTCAACGGCAGCGTCGGCGTCGGCGAGGCCTACATGGACGGGCTGTGGGACTGCGACGACCTGGTCGCGTTGGTGCGCCTGCTGGTGCGCAACCGCGACCGCCTGGACGCGATGGAGACCGGCCTGGCCCGGCTCGGCGGCCTGGCGATGCGCGGCCTGCACGCGTTCGCGCGCAACACCCGCGCCGGCAGCCGCCGCAACATCGCCGCGCACTACGACCTGGGCAACCCGCTGTTCGAATTGTTCCTGGACCGCAACCTGATGTACTCCTCGGCGATCTTCCGCGATGCCGACAGCGCATTGGGCGAGGCCGCACTGGAGCGCGCCGCCGAACGCAAGCTGCAGCGCATCTGCGCCAAGCTCGACCTGCAGCCGCACCACCACCTGGTCGAGATCGGCACCGGCTGGGGCGGTTTCGCCCTGCACGCGGCCAGGCACCACGGCTGCCGCGTCACCACCACCACGATCTCGCGCGAGCAGTACGAGCTGGCGCGGCAGCGCATCGCCGCCGCCGGCCTGTCCGACCGGGTCGAAGTGCTGCTGCGCGACTACCGCGACCTCGACGGCCGCTACGACCGCCTGGTCTCGATCGAGATGATCGAGGCGATCGGCCACCAGTACCTGGACACCTACTTCGGCAAGGTCGGCAGCCTGCTCAAGGACGACGGCCAGGCGCTGATCCAGGCCATCACCATCGAGGACCACCGCTACGCGCAGGCGCTGAAGTCGGTGGACTTCATCAAGCGCCACATCTTCCCGGGCAGCTTCATTCCCTCGGTGGCGGCGATGACCGGCGCGATCGCCCGCGCCAGCGACCTGCGCCTGTTCAACCTCGAAGACATCGGCCCCAGCTACGCGCTGACCCTGCGCGCCTGGCGCGAGCGCTTCATGGCCAGGCTGCCGCAGGTGCGCGCGCTCGGCTACGACGAACGCTTCATCCGCATGTGGGAGTTCTACCTGGCCTACTGCGAAGGCGGCTTCCTGGAGCGCTCGATCGGCGACGTGCACCTGTGGCTGAGCAAGCCGCGCGCGCGGCCGGCGCAGTTCGCCCCGGCGCTGGCGGGCGACGCATGA
- a CDS encoding DUF1365 domain-containing protein, producing the protein MNLMRRTAVSAPPAGAVSTTPAAAGTTRQALHSAVYTGWVRHRRYAPKALAFRYPLFLLYLDLDELQQVFARRWLWSVNRRNLAEFRRSDYLGDPAQPLDEAVRDRVQQHTGERPLGPVRMLTHLRYFGHCFNPVTFYYCHDAQQRLHSIVAEITNTPWRQRHAYVLPLAEARSHGATHAWRFAKRFHVSPFMAMAHTYAWRFSEPGAQLRVHMDVLDPAPATPRRRFDATLVLQRRALGGASLAQALLRYPAMTLQVMAKIHWQALRLWLRGNPVHDHPDPPLPRERR; encoded by the coding sequence ATGAACCTGATGCGCCGCACTGCCGTGTCCGCCCCGCCGGCTGGCGCCGTCTCGACAACGCCGGCGGCGGCGGGTACGACCCGGCAGGCCCTGCACAGCGCGGTCTACACCGGCTGGGTGCGCCATCGCCGCTACGCGCCCAAGGCGCTGGCGTTCCGCTATCCGCTGTTCCTGCTGTACCTGGACCTGGACGAACTGCAGCAGGTGTTCGCGCGGCGCTGGCTGTGGTCGGTGAACCGGCGCAACCTGGCCGAGTTCCGCCGCAGCGACTACCTGGGCGACCCCGCGCAGCCGCTGGACGAGGCGGTGCGCGACCGCGTGCAGCAGCACACCGGCGAACGCCCGCTCGGCCCGGTGCGCATGCTCACCCACCTGCGCTACTTCGGCCACTGCTTCAATCCGGTCACGTTCTACTACTGCCACGATGCGCAGCAGCGCCTGCACAGCATCGTCGCCGAGATCACCAACACGCCGTGGCGGCAGCGCCATGCCTACGTGCTGCCACTGGCCGAGGCGCGCAGCCACGGCGCCACGCACGCCTGGCGCTTCGCCAAGCGCTTCCACGTCTCGCCGTTCATGGCGATGGCGCATACCTACGCCTGGCGCTTCAGCGAACCCGGCGCGCAGCTGCGCGTGCACATGGACGTGCTCGATCCCGCGCCGGCCACGCCCCGGCGGCGCTTCGACGCCACCCTGGTGCTGCAGCGCCGCGCCCTCGGCGGCGCCAGCCTGGCGCAGGCGCTGCTGCGCTATCCGGCGATGACCCTGCAAGTGATGGCCAAGATCCACTGGCAGGCGTTGCGGCTGTGGCTGCGCGGCAACCCGGTCCACGACCACCCCGACCCTCCCCTTCCGCGAGAACGCCGATGA
- a CDS encoding sigma-70 family RNA polymerase sigma factor produces the protein MTESPDHDEAGQLLVATATGDSAAFERLYRTTSSRLFGVCLRIVPQRGEAEDVLQEVFSSVWRKAAQFDPQRARGLTWLTMIARNKAIDYLRARAPARQSVALDDAGELQDEGSDPLADTEWRVAGRRLDVCMGELEPPRGELIRTAFFEGITYEELAQRSGTPLGTVKSWIRRGLAKLKACLER, from the coding sequence ATGACCGAGTCGCCCGATCACGACGAAGCAGGACAATTGCTGGTCGCCACCGCCACCGGCGACAGCGCCGCGTTCGAACGCCTGTACCGCACCACCTCCTCGCGCCTGTTCGGCGTGTGCCTGCGCATCGTGCCGCAGCGCGGCGAAGCCGAGGACGTGCTGCAGGAAGTGTTCTCCTCGGTCTGGCGCAAGGCCGCGCAGTTCGACCCGCAGCGCGCGCGCGGCCTCACCTGGCTGACCATGATCGCCCGCAACAAGGCCATCGACTACCTCCGCGCACGCGCGCCGGCACGGCAGTCGGTGGCGCTGGACGACGCCGGCGAGCTGCAGGACGAAGGTAGCGATCCGCTCGCCGACACCGAGTGGCGGGTGGCCGGACGGCGCCTGGACGTGTGCATGGGCGAACTGGAGCCGCCGCGCGGCGAGCTGATCCGCACCGCGTTCTTCGAAGGCATCACCTACGAGGAACTGGCCCAGCGCAGCGGCACGCCGCTGGGCACGGTCAAGAGCTGGATCCGCCGCGGCCTGGCCAAACTCAAAGCGTGCCTGGAACGATGA
- a CDS encoding acyl-CoA desaturase — MLRTLRRWFDTSADVELDPARADRIDWLRAAPYIGLHLACLGVFWVGVSWFAVGMAVAMYAVRMFALTGFYHRYFAHRAFKTSRPVQFLFAAVGATCVQRGPLWWAAHHRNHHRHTDTPADPHSPRQHGFWWSHSGWFLTPRGFRTDWEAIPDLRRFPELRFLDRFDLLLPVLLALALFLLGGWLHRHVPQLGTDGPQLLVWGFFVSTVALFHATFTINSLAHRFGSRRFDTRDDSRNNLWLALLTFGEGWHNNHHFFPGAARQGFRWWELDLTWYGLTVLSWTGVIRELKPVPAGLVRAQARAR, encoded by the coding sequence ATCCTGCGCACCCTGCGTCGCTGGTTCGACACCAGCGCCGACGTGGAGCTCGACCCAGCGCGCGCCGACCGCATCGACTGGCTGCGCGCCGCGCCCTACATCGGCCTGCACCTGGCCTGCCTGGGCGTGTTCTGGGTCGGCGTGTCGTGGTTCGCCGTCGGCATGGCGGTGGCGATGTACGCGGTGCGCATGTTCGCGCTCACCGGCTTCTATCACCGCTATTTCGCCCACCGCGCGTTCAAGACCTCGCGCCCGGTGCAGTTCCTGTTCGCCGCCGTCGGCGCCACCTGCGTGCAGCGCGGGCCGCTGTGGTGGGCCGCGCACCACCGCAACCACCATCGCCACACCGACACGCCGGCCGATCCGCATTCGCCGCGCCAGCACGGCTTCTGGTGGAGCCATAGCGGCTGGTTCCTGACCCCGCGCGGCTTCCGCACCGACTGGGAGGCGATCCCGGACCTGCGCCGCTTCCCCGAACTGCGCTTCCTCGACCGCTTCGACCTGCTGCTGCCGGTGCTGCTGGCGCTGGCGCTGTTCCTGCTCGGCGGCTGGCTGCACCGCCACGTGCCGCAACTCGGCACCGACGGCCCGCAGTTGCTGGTGTGGGGCTTCTTCGTCTCCACCGTGGCGCTGTTCCATGCCACCTTCACCATCAACTCGCTGGCGCATCGCTTCGGCAGCCGCCGCTTCGACACCCGCGACGACAGCCGCAACAACCTGTGGCTGGCGCTGCTGACCTTCGGCGAAGGCTGGCACAACAACCACCATTTCTTTCCCGGCGCCGCGCGCCAGGGCTTCCGCTGGTGGGAACTGGACCTGACCTGGTACGGACTGACGGTGCTGTCGTGGACCGGCGTGATCCGCGAGCTCAAGCCGGTACCGGCCGGGCTGGTGCGCGCGCAGGCGCGTGCCCGATGA
- a CDS encoding anti-sigma factor, whose product MNASVPDPQETPPPRDVLAGEYVLGVLDAQERRAAEARIDSDREFAAAVLQWQQHLMPLADEIAPVAVPERVWVRIRASLGLDAPAPRARPAAPGFWDSVRTWRWLSAGGFATATACLLALLLARAPVPPPATQPPPVATTTPKPSGIAMTSTLMQDDGKPGYVALMDADKRSITLTPLGGSHDDARVPELWLIPADGKARSMGVFDEAKARVARIPDALMPLLHDGAVLAVTMEPPGGAPGGVATGPVVAKGGISTLQLAP is encoded by the coding sequence ATGAACGCCTCCGTGCCCGATCCGCAGGAAACCCCGCCGCCGCGCGACGTGCTGGCCGGCGAATACGTGCTGGGCGTGCTCGACGCGCAGGAGCGCCGCGCCGCCGAAGCGCGCATCGACAGCGACCGCGAATTCGCCGCGGCGGTGCTGCAATGGCAGCAGCACCTGATGCCGCTGGCCGACGAGATCGCCCCGGTGGCGGTGCCCGAACGCGTGTGGGTGCGCATCCGCGCCTCGCTGGGCCTGGATGCGCCGGCGCCGCGTGCGCGGCCGGCCGCACCCGGATTCTGGGACAGCGTGCGGACCTGGCGCTGGCTCAGCGCCGGCGGCTTCGCCACCGCCACCGCCTGCCTGCTGGCGCTGCTGCTGGCGCGCGCGCCGGTGCCGCCGCCGGCCACGCAGCCGCCGCCGGTCGCCACCACCACGCCCAAGCCCAGCGGCATCGCGATGACCTCCACGCTGATGCAGGACGACGGCAAGCCCGGCTACGTGGCGCTGATGGACGCCGACAAGCGCAGCATCACCCTCACCCCGCTGGGCGGCAGCCACGACGACGCACGTGTGCCCGAACTGTGGCTGATCCCGGCCGACGGCAAGGCGCGCTCGATGGGCGTGTTCGACGAGGCCAAGGCGCGCGTGGCGCGCATTCCCGATGCGCTGATGCCCTTGCTCCACGACGGCGCGGTGCTGGCGGTGACCATGGAGCCGCCCGGCGGCGCGCCCGGCGGCGTCGCCACCGGCCCGGTCGTGGCCAAGGGCGGCATCAGCACGCTGCAGCTGGCGCCGTAG